Proteins from one Coregonus clupeaformis isolate EN_2021a chromosome 25, ASM2061545v1, whole genome shotgun sequence genomic window:
- the LOC123481862 gene encoding glutaminyl-peptide cyclotransferase-like, producing MDVFAHSFIGHKPSTLSSSDITRVLSHTDLNQMWQRDLRPLLVSRYPISAAHLEHPGSPRAGWDVKEDTFESHTPYGPMTFNNIIATLNPSAKRRLVLACHYDSKYYPPQWHGREFLGATDSAVPCAMMLELVQALDHELKTLKGSSPNLSLQLLFFDGEEALFQWTSTDSLYGSRHLAKKMENAAHPPGATDTNEMHGITKICTESGAHGYNCTVARADGVVWDVYADIQQALRTEPAPAQCPENRAYVPTDLFVLLDLIGGPSPRFGNQFPNTAWWLTRIQNIECRLHHMGQLKDHPNDITLLLARCAHPPSHPHPFPSMWHTFDDNEQNLDRSTIENLKKILQVFVLEYLNMKPQSLNPQNTH from the exons ATGGATGTCTTTGCTCATAGCTTT ATTGGCCACAAGCCCAGCACCCTCAGCTCCAGTGACATCACCAGGGTCTTGTCACACACAGACTTGAACCAGATGTGGCAGAGGGACCTCAGGCCTCTGCTAGTGTCACGGTACCCCATCTCTGCAG CACATCTAGAGCACCCTGGGTCCCCTAGGGCAGGCTGGGATGTTAAGGAGGACACGTTTGAGTCACACACCCCTTACGGTCCCATGACCTTCAACAACATCATCGCAACTCTCAACCCCTCCGCCAAGCGCCGTCTGGTGCTGGCGTGCCACTATGACTCCAAGTACTACCCTCCCCAGTGGCATGGGCGTGAGTTCCTGGGTGCCACGGACTCAGCGGTGCCCTGTGCCATGATGCTGGAGCTGGTACAGGCTCTGGACCACGAGTTGAAGACTCTAAAG gGATCCAGTCCCAACCTTTCTCTCCAGCTGTTGTTCTTTGATGGTGAGGAGGCTCTGTTCCAGTGGACCTCTACAGATTCCCTGTATGGCTCCCGCCACCTGGCCAAGAAGATGGAGAACGCAGCACACCCACCTGGAGCCACAGACACCAATGAAATGCATGGCATT ACGAAGATCTGCACGGAATCCGGAGCCCATGGCTACAACTGCACCGTGGCCAGAGCCGATGGAG TGGTGTGGGATGTGTACGCCGACATACAGCAGGCCCTGCGTACGGAACCCGCACCTGCACAGTGCCCGGAGAACCGCGCCTACGTGCCCACGG aCCTGTTTGTGCTCTTAGACCTGATTGGAGGCCCTAGCCCTCGCTTTGGCAACCAGTTCCCCAACACTGCCTGGTGGCTCACCAGAATACAGAACATTG AGTGTCGTTTGCATCACATGGGCCAGCTGAAGGACCATCCAAATGACATTACATTACTTCTGGCCCG GTGTGCGCATCCTCCATCTCATCCCCACCCCTTCCCCTCAATGTGGCACACGTTTGATGACAACGAGCAGAACCTGGACCGCTCCACCATCGAGAACCTCAAAAAGATCCTGCAGGTGTTCGTGCTGGAGTACCTCAACATGAAGCCTCAATCCCTGAACCCCCAAAACACACACTAA
- the LOC121538770 gene encoding LOW QUALITY PROTEIN: adenylyltransferase and sulfurtransferase MOCS3-like (The sequence of the model RefSeq protein was modified relative to this genomic sequence to represent the inferred CDS: inserted 2 bases in 1 codon) — MAEEISCLKGRLMEKEKEIVALKNKLAQLEKSSLTDLQLQEKVSTLPPLKLKAALSNEDVXYSRQLLLPELGVQGQLNFSQTSVLVVGCGGLGCPLAQYLAAAGIGRVGLLDYDKVELSNLHRQVLHGEDSQGQAKAQSAAHAVRRLNSTVECIPYHLQLSPENALQLIQQYDIVADCSDNVPTRYLVNDACVLSGKPLVSASALRMEGQLTVYNYRGGPCYRCLYPKPTPPEMVTNCSDGGILGVVPGIMGCFQALEVLKIASRQGSSCGQQLLMFDAQDAKFRSIRLRSKQASCAVCGENPTVRHLVDYEKFCGSAATDKCRRLNLLSKDQRVTVQEYKSIVDNTAAHLLLDVRPLVEVDICHLPTSLNIPLSSLEDRKSEHIRVLKESIGRVKEQMSSESQVPVYVICKLGNDSQKAVQVMEKMSGSEVDFVTVKDICGGLMAWAQKIDPSFPQY, encoded by the exons ATGGCGGAAGAGATTTCCTGCTTGAAGGGACGGCTTATGGAAAAAGAAAAAGAGATAGTTGCATTGAAGAATAAACTGGCACAATTAGAAAAG AGCAGTTTGACAGATCTGCAGCTGCAGGAGAAAGTGTCAACACTTCCACCTCTGAAACTCAAGGCAGCCCTGTCCAATGAAGATGT CTACAGCAGACAGCTTCTACTGCCAGAGTTGGGTGTTCAAG GTCAGCTAAACTTCTCCCAGACGTCAGTGCTGGTTGTGGGGTGTGGAGGACTAGGCTGTCCCCTGGCACAGTATCTAGCTGCAGCAGGAATCG GGCGTGTGGGTCTTCTGGACTATGATAAGGTGGAGCTGAGTAACCTGCACAGACAGGTGCTCCATGGAGAGgacagccagggccaggccaagGCCCAGTCTGCTGCCCACGCTGTCAGAAG GTTGAACTCCACAGTAGAATGCATTCCCTACcacctccagctctctccagagaACGCCTTACAGCTCATCCAACA GTACGACATTGTGGCTGACTGTTCGGACAACGTTCCCACCCGGTATCTGGTGAATGATGCCTGTGTCCTCAGTGGCAAGCCCCTAGTATCTGCCAGTGCCCTGAGAATGGAGGGCCAG CTGACAGTGTATAACTACCGTGGAGGCCCCTGCTACAGGTGCCTGTACCCAAAGCCTACACCCCCAGAGATGGTGACCAACTGCTCTGATGGAGGGATCCTAGGAGTTG TGCCAGGGATCATGGGATGCTTCCAAGCGTTGGAGGTCCTGAAGATTGCCTCCAGACAGGGCT CTTCCTGTGGCCAACAGCTGTTGATGTTTGATGCCCAGGATGCAAAATTCCGGTCCATCAGGCTGCGGTCCAAGCAGGCCAGCTGTGCTGTGTGTGGCGAGAACCCCACTGTCAGACACCTAGTGGACTATGAGAAGTTCTGTGGGTCTGCTGCCACAGATAAG TGTCGAAGACTAAACCTTCTCTCCAAAGACCAGAGGGTAACAGTGCAG GAGTATAAATCTATAGTGGACAACACGGCTGCTCATCTCCTGCTGGACGTACGCCCTCTAGTGGAGGTGGATATATGTCACCTGCCCACCTCCCTCA ACattcctctctccagtttagaggaCAGGAAAAGTGAACATATCCGAGTGCTGAAGGAGAGCATTGGCAGAGTGAAAGAGCAGATGTCGAGTGAATCCCAGGTCCCAG TGTATGTGATCTGTAAGCTGGGTAATGACTCCCAGAAGGCAGTTCAGGTCATGGAGAAGATGTCGGGCTCTGAAGTGGACTTTGTCACTGTTAAAGACATCTGTGGAGGGCTGATGGCCTGGGCCCAGAAGATAGACCCGTCTTTCCCACAGTATTGA